From Triticum urartu cultivar G1812 chromosome 2, Tu2.1, whole genome shotgun sequence, a single genomic window includes:
- the LOC125536312 gene encoding uncharacterized protein LOC125536312 isoform X1, whose protein sequence is MAAARQLHGLLRLPPPRPLRPVFVPPTPCRARPPLASLRIPHPPSPLPKKRLSSAPEAKGETAAALLGEGEEGNGATEDEAREAQEAGGYAESVGAGDPAGPPAHHLAARAGLGDPVFFLLTFVAVTTSVAFISMVAVAIPTMLAMRRAANSFALLADAALDELPSTMTAVRLSGMEISDFTLELSDLSQVIADGVNKSTNIVQAVEDGIGQMRNNIARQKTK, encoded by the exons ATGGCGGCAGCGCGCCAGCTCCACGGCCTCCTCCGCCTGCCGCCTCCCCGCCCCCTCCGCCCCGTCTTCGTGCCACCAACTCCCTGCCGCGCACGCCCTCCCCTCGCCTCCCTGCGTATTCCACACCCACCATCTCCTCTCCCCAAGAAACGCCTCTCCAGCGCTCCCGAAGCCAAaggcgagacggcggcggcgttattgggggagggggaggaggggaatGGAGCGACGGAGGATGAGGCGCGGGAGGCGCAAGAGGCGGGGGGATACGCGGAGAGCGTTGGCGCCGGGGACCCCGCGGGCCCTCCGGCCCATCACCTTGCGGCCCGCGCTGGTCTTGGGGACCCGGTGTTCTTCCTCCTGACCTTCGTCGCCGTCACG ACATCCGTTGCCTTCATCAGCATGGTAGCGGTGGCGATTCCTACGATGCTC GCTATGAGGAGAGCTGCAAATTCATTTGCTCTGCTGGCTGATGCAGCTCTGGATGAGTTACCGAGCACGATGACAGCTGTAAGACTCTCTGGCATGGAAATCAGTGATTTCACCCTTGAACTTAGTGACTTGAG CCAAGTGATAGCAGACGGTGTGAACAAGTCAACGAATATTGTTCAAGCAGTAGAAGATGGAATAGGACAAATGAGGAATAATATAGCTCGGCAGAAGACTAAAT AG
- the LOC125536313 gene encoding SPX domain-containing protein 6-like — MKFGKWLKRQIEQSLPAWKDEFLSYNELKPVIGAVSPAEFVARLDVEIEKINAFFIEQEEFFIITHRELQGAIRSALERKPAVPASAHEAEIAAIRREIVNFHGEMVLLLNYSSVNYIGLAKILKKYDKRTGAGIRLAVIETVLVQPFFTAEAVSLMVRECEAMMEAVFPTAPGEGQAAARRDREALVAAEQRIFRNTVSALLAMQDVRSGSSTRGRHSLPPLNLPDSDWLRSF, encoded by the exons ATGAAATTCGGAAAGTGGCTCAAGCGGCAGATCGAGCAGAGCCTCCCGGCGTGGAAGGACGAGTTCCTGAGCTACAACGAGCTCAAGCCCGTCATCGGCGCCGTCTCGCCGGCCGAGTTCGTCGCCCGCCTCGACGTTGAGATCGAGAAGATCAACGCCTTCTTCATCGAGCAGGAGGAGTTCTTCATCATCACACACCGG GAGTTGCAGGGGGCGATCAGGAGCGCGCTGGAGAGGAAGCCGGCGGTGCCGGCGTCGGCGCACGAGGCGGAGATCGCGGCGATCCGGAGGGAGATCGTCAACTTCCACGGCGAGATGGTGCTGCTGCTCAACTACAGCAGCGTCAACTACATCGGCCTGGCCAAGATCCTCAAGAAGTACGACAAGCGCACGGGCGCCGGGATCCGGCTCGCCGTGATCGAGACCGTGCTGGTGCAGCCCTTCTTCACGGCGGAGGCGGTGTCCCTGATGGTgagggagtgcgaggccatgatGGAGGCGGTGTTCCCCACGGCGCCCGGCGAggggcaggcggcggcgcggcgggaccgCGAGGCCCTGGTCGCCGCGGAGCAGAGGATCTTCCGCAACACCGTGTCGGCGCTCCTGGCCATGCAGGACGTGCGCAGCGGCAGCTCCACGCGCGGCCGCCACTCGCTGCCGCCGCTCAACCTGCCGGACTCGGACTGGCTCCGCTCCTTCTAG
- the LOC125536312 gene encoding uncharacterized protein LOC125536312 isoform X2 produces MAAARQLHGLLRLPPPRPLRPVFVPPTPCRARPPLASLRIPHPPSPLPKKRLSSAPEAKGETAAALLGEGEEGNGATEDEAREAQEAGGYAESVGAGDPAGPPAHHLAARAGLGDPVFFLLTFVAVTAMRRAANSFALLADAALDELPSTMTAVRLSGMEISDFTLELSDLSQVIADGVNKSTNIVQAVEDGIGQMRNNIARQKTK; encoded by the exons ATGGCGGCAGCGCGCCAGCTCCACGGCCTCCTCCGCCTGCCGCCTCCCCGCCCCCTCCGCCCCGTCTTCGTGCCACCAACTCCCTGCCGCGCACGCCCTCCCCTCGCCTCCCTGCGTATTCCACACCCACCATCTCCTCTCCCCAAGAAACGCCTCTCCAGCGCTCCCGAAGCCAAaggcgagacggcggcggcgttattgggggagggggaggaggggaatGGAGCGACGGAGGATGAGGCGCGGGAGGCGCAAGAGGCGGGGGGATACGCGGAGAGCGTTGGCGCCGGGGACCCCGCGGGCCCTCCGGCCCATCACCTTGCGGCCCGCGCTGGTCTTGGGGACCCGGTGTTCTTCCTCCTGACCTTCGTCGCCGTCACG GCTATGAGGAGAGCTGCAAATTCATTTGCTCTGCTGGCTGATGCAGCTCTGGATGAGTTACCGAGCACGATGACAGCTGTAAGACTCTCTGGCATGGAAATCAGTGATTTCACCCTTGAACTTAGTGACTTGAG CCAAGTGATAGCAGACGGTGTGAACAAGTCAACGAATATTGTTCAAGCAGTAGAAGATGGAATAGGACAAATGAGGAATAATATAGCTCGGCAGAAGACTAAAT AG
- the LOC125536311 gene encoding pentatricopeptide repeat-containing protein At1g63330-like, which produces MHRAVLSFMRQALVKRSYPPALRLYSVACCLKSLDHQEPAGSFFCSEYKNQCLPPLITLAVCTSNWSKARKITFRECVKLYGLSRSVGLFALLMQPFLPRRIREIRCFMRSIVDYCGSVGPELFELAPMLVSNLGGSMTLLQVHATVIRVFVELSMFEDALLTYIEAKKVGVELQLCNFLLKCLVERNQIMSARSLFDDMNTSGPSPNVYSYSVLMSAYTHGDRLCLEEAFELLCEMEMKGVKPNAVTYGTYLYGLCRTRHVSSAWNFLQMLCQRGYPRNSYCYNAVIHGFCHEEQVQKAMEVFDGMKKGGFIPDAHSYSILVDGLCKQGDLLAGYDVLVEMVRNGIAPTLVSYTSLLHGLCRAGKVELAFDLFRRLKEQGVKHDHIVYSIFLDGCCQHFDLEVVYDLWKNMVHHNFIPDAYNYTSLIYAFCRHSYLKEALGVFELMFEKGISPNIVTCTILVDSFSKEGMIDEALLFLDKVRQLGIVPNLCMYRVIINGLCKVNKCDDVWAFFADMIKRGCVPDTYIYSIIIDGCVKALKFHEAFRLFHKMLDEGTKPNIFTYTSLINGLCHNDRLSEAVTLFKHMIWEGLTPDRILYTSLIDCYCKRSNMKAALEIFREMEKGGLSADAFVYTCLIGGFSKVLAMDGAQWLMEEMINKGLSPTVVTYTDIIVGYCKTGDEKKAHMMYNSMLQAGITPDDKLSSILGFGNDGDSFQDSQEEKDIS; this is translated from the coding sequence ATGCACCGAGCAGTGCTAAGTTTCATGCGTCAAGCCCTTGTGAAAAGAAGCTACCCTCCGGCATTGCGACTTTACTCTGTGGCTTGTTGCTTGAAGAGCTTAGATCATCAAGAACCTGCTGGAAGCTTCTTTTGCAGCGAGTATAAAAACCAGTGCCTTCCTCCCTTGATCACACTAGCAGTTTGTACATCAAACTGGAGCAAGGCCAGGAAAATTACCTTCAGGGAGTGTGTGAAGTTATATGGGCTATCCCGGTCAGTTGGGCTGTTTGCATTGCTTATGCAACCCTTCTTGCCGCGAAGAATCAGAGAGATCCGGTGCTTCATGCGGAGCATTGTTGATTACTGTGGAAGTGTCGGCCCAGAGTTGTTTGAGTTGGCACCTATGTTGGTCAGTAATTTGGGTGGGTCAATGACATTACTACAAGTTCATGCTACAGTCATTCGGGTTTTTGTAGAGTTGTCAATGTTTGAGGATGCTCTTCTCACTTACATTGAGGCCAAGAAGGTTGGAGTTGAGCTGCAGTTGTGCAACTTCCTGCTGAAGTGTTTAGTGGAGAGGAATCAAATCATGTCTGCGAGGAGTTTGTTTGATGACATGAATACTTCTGGTCCGTCACCAAATGTGTACTCTTATTCAGTTTTGATGAGTGCTTATACACATGGAGATAGGTTATGCTTGGAGGAAGCTTTTGAGCTTCTATGTGAAATGGAAATGAAAGGCGTGAAACCGAATGCGGTAACCTATGGCACTTACCTCTATGGGCTTTGCCGTACCAGACATGTGTCATCTGCATGGAACTTTCTTCAAATGCTTTGTCAGAGAGGCTACCCTCGCAACAGTTATTGTTACAATGCTGTGATTCATGGTTTCTGTCATGAGGAACAGGTTCAGAAAGCCATGGAGGTGTTTGATGGGATGAAGAAGGGTGGGTTTATCCCAGATGCCCATAGCTATAGTATATTAGTTGATGGGTTATGTAAGCAAGGGGATCTATTGGCAGGCTATGACGTGCTTGTCGAAATGGTAAGAAATGGGATTGCTCCTACTCTGGTCAGTTATACTTCACTTTTGCATGGTCTTTGCAGAGCTGGAAAGGTTGAATTGGCATTTGACCTGTTTAGGAGGCTCAAAGAACAAGGTgtcaagcatgaccacatagtttACAGCATTTTTCTTGATGGTTGTTGCCAACATTTTGATCTAGAGGTTGTGTATGATCTTTGGAAGAACATGGTTCATCATAATTTTATTCCAGATGCTTACAACTATACTAGTCTGATATATGCATTCTGTAGACATAGTTACCTCAAAGAAGCATTGGGAGTATTCGAACTCATGTTTGAGAAGGGAATAAGCCCGAACATTGTGACATGCACCATTCTAGTTGACAGTTTCAGCAAAGAAGGGATGATTGATGAAGCCCTCCTATTCCTGGACAAAGTACGCCAGCTTGGAATTGTTCCCAACCTTTGTATGTACAGAGTTATCATAAATGGTCTGTGCAAGGTCAACAAATGCGATGATGTGTGGGCCTTTTTCGCAGACATGATAAAAAGAGGCTGCGTTCCAGATACTTACATTTATAGTATTATTATTGATGGCTGTGTGAAAGCACTGAAATTTCATGAGGCTTTCAGATTGTTTCATAAAATGTTGGATGAGGGTACAAAGCCTAATATATTCACATATACTAGCCTAATAAATGGTCTTTGCCATAATGACAGACTTTCTGAAGCTGTGACATTGTTTAAGCATATGATTTGGGAAGGATTGACACCGGACAGGATTTTGTATACATCTCTTATTGATTGCTATTGTAAGCGTTCAAACATGAAGGCAGCTTTGGAAATTTTTAGAGAGATGGAGAAAGGGGGTTTATCAGCAGATGCTTTTGTCTATACTTGTTTAATTGGTGGGTTTAGTAAAGTGCTTGCGATGGATGGTGCGCAGTGGTTGATGGAAGAAATGATAAATAAGGGGCTTTCACCTACTGTAGTAACTTATACAGATATCATAGTTGGATACTGCAAAACTGGAGATGAGAAGAAAGCTCATATGATGTATAACAGTATGCTCCAGGCAGGCATTACACCGGATGACAAGCTGAGTAGTATATTGGGATTTGGCAATGATGGAGATAGTTTTCAGGACTCCCAGGAAGAGAAGGATATATCAtaa